A part of Rhodamnia argentea isolate NSW1041297 chromosome 8, ASM2092103v1, whole genome shotgun sequence genomic DNA contains:
- the LOC125316273 gene encoding uncharacterized protein LOC125316273 yields MAYISSSKNSVKKLNNFNYNNWSTHMQFYLRGQDLWDIISGDNITPPMNDDELRKWNIKAAKSPYALARTVEDDLMQHIKSAQTTKEAWDNLVALFARSKDAQVAKLDPKNAIFEPRMRGIIIHGLRSQYNGIVMATRGWANVPTLTELENLLANQETLDKQMSKVLVKEDESVLFSNKRGFKSKRRTNAGNVAASKKNDSKEEWDFQASIAVEEQEELVAISATKLKRCDV; encoded by the exons ATGGCATATATTTCAAGTTCGAAGAACAGTGTCAAGAAACTCAACAACTtcaattataataattggagtACCCACATGCAGTTTTACTTGCGGGGACAAGACTTGTGGGATATCATTAGCGGCGACAACATCACACCACCCATGAATGATGACGAGTTAAGGAAATGGAACATTAAAGCGGCTAAATCTCCTTATGCTCTTGCAAGGACTGTTGAAGATGACCTAATGCAACACATCAAGAGCGCGCAAACTACAAAGGAGGCATGGGATAACTTGGTAGCACTTTTTGCGAGGTCAAAAGATGCCCAAGTGGCAAAG ttggATCCTAAGAATGCCATCTTTGAGCCAAGAATGAGAGGAATTATCATTCATGGGTTAAGATCGCAGTATAATGGTATTGTTATGGCAACCCGTGGATGGGCAAATGTGCCAACTCTGACTGAGTTAGAGAATTTATTGGCCAACCAAGAGACTTTAGATAAACAAATGTCTAAGGTCTTGGTCAAGGAAGACGAAAGTGTCCTCTTCAGTAATAAAAGAGGGTTCAAGAGTAAGAGGAGGACTAATGCAG GCAATGTTGCCGCATCTAAGAAGAATGATAGCAAAGAGGAGTGGGATTTCCAAGCCTCTATTGCCGtcgaggaacaagaagagctcgtgGCCATTTCTGCTACCAAATTAAAAAGATGCGATGTGTAA